Proteins co-encoded in one Ponticoccus alexandrii genomic window:
- a CDS encoding peroxiredoxin, which produces MTDTVRDFTLPSTEGEVTLSALRGAPVVLFFYPRDDTSGCTKENEAFSALKPAFEAAGAKVYGISKDSLASHEKFMAKKALTVPLLSDEGSDVSEAFGVWKEKKMYGKTFMGIERSTFLIDAEGRIAKEWRRVKVPGHAEEVLEAVKAL; this is translated from the coding sequence ATGACAGACACGGTCCGCGATTTCACGCTGCCCTCGACGGAGGGAGAGGTCACCCTATCGGCCCTGCGCGGGGCCCCGGTGGTGCTGTTCTTCTATCCGCGCGACGACACCTCGGGCTGCACCAAGGAGAACGAGGCCTTTTCCGCGCTGAAGCCCGCCTTCGAGGCTGCGGGCGCGAAGGTCTACGGCATCTCGAAGGACAGCCTTGCCAGCCACGAGAAGTTCATGGCCAAGAAGGCCCTGACCGTGCCGCTGCTGTCGGACGAGGGGTCCGACGTGTCCGAGGCCTTCGGGGTGTGGAAGGAAAAGAAGATGTACGGCAAGACCTTCATGGGCATCGAACGCTCGACCTTCCTGATCGACGCCGAGGGTCGGATCGCGAAGGAGTGGCGCAGGGTGAAGGTGCCGGGCCATGCCGAAGAGGTGCTTGAGGCGGTGAAGGCGCTGTAA
- a CDS encoding ferritin-like domain-containing protein — MSGQTLSEMAVEVLTTADGRAKTALARRHAATWFAARAEGREIPLGRATPPLRPARPAEPALLDPRDVPRRRPGSPQGRIALLHAVAHIELNAVDLHWDILARFADISMPMGFYDDWVKCGDEEAKHFNLVCDCLEEMGSHYGALPAHAGMWRAAEDTAEDFMGRLAVVPMVLEARGLDVTPGMIAVFEKAGADSAVAALKTIYAEEVGHVAYGSKWFHFLCGRHNHDPKDIFHTLARKYFHGALKPPFNEEKRAEAGLPPDFYWPLADEIPKRSR, encoded by the coding sequence ATGTCCGGGCAGACATTGAGCGAAATGGCCGTCGAGGTGCTGACCACGGCGGATGGGCGCGCCAAGACGGCGCTGGCGCGGCGCCATGCGGCGACCTGGTTCGCGGCGCGGGCGGAGGGGCGCGAGATCCCGCTGGGGCGGGCCACGCCGCCGCTGCGTCCGGCCCGCCCCGCCGAGCCCGCGCTGCTGGATCCGCGCGACGTGCCGCGCCGCAGGCCGGGTTCGCCGCAGGGGCGGATCGCGCTTCTGCACGCGGTCGCCCATATCGAGTTGAACGCGGTGGACCTGCACTGGGACATCCTTGCGCGCTTTGCCGACATCTCCATGCCGATGGGGTTCTACGACGACTGGGTAAAGTGCGGCGACGAGGAGGCCAAGCACTTCAACCTGGTCTGCGACTGCCTCGAAGAGATGGGCAGCCACTACGGCGCTCTGCCCGCCCATGCCGGCATGTGGCGCGCCGCCGAGGACACGGCGGAGGACTTCATGGGACGCCTTGCCGTCGTGCCCATGGTGCTGGAGGCGCGCGGTCTGGATGTCACGCCGGGCATGATCGCGGTCTTCGAAAAGGCCGGTGCCGACAGCGCCGTCGCGGCCCTGAAGACGATCTACGCAGAGGAGGTCGGGCATGTCGCCTATGGGTCAAAATGGTTCCATTTCCTCTGCGGGCGGCACAACCATGACCCGAAAGACATCTTCCACACACTCGCCAGGAAATATTTCCACGGGGCCTTGAAGCCGCCGTTTAACGAAGAGAAACGGGCCGAGGCCGGGCTGCCGCCGGACTTCTACTGGCCACTGGCGGACGAGATCCCCAAGCGAAGCCGTTGA
- a CDS encoding M23 family metallopeptidase: MRTRLAIKTHALLERFFPERRLFLRSDSETRFIRLRPETQAIVFTGFSLLVGWTTIATAVLLMDSIGAGNFREQARREQITYQQRLNALSGERDTRAAEALAAQDRFNAALRQISVMQTELLQSETRRRELETGIDVIQATLRDTMKARQDVSDRLASLQDSIEGGVPLAAAGQDDGQVGILSDALARTAEERDKVVADAQLALVRAAEMEAEIELMEEKNDRIFRQLEEAMTVSVKPLDRMFEKAGMDPDRILGQVRKGYSGQGGPLTPLSFSTRGEQPTEDMMRANRILNQMDRLNMYRIAAQKAPFASPLKDAFRFTSGFGYRWGRLHAGTDFAAPHGTAIYATADGVVTHAGWSSGYGRLVKIQHEFGIETRYAHQSKIRVKVGQRVSRGDRIGDMGNTGRSTGTHLHYEVRVGGKPVNPMTYIKAANDVF; the protein is encoded by the coding sequence GTGAGAACACGTCTGGCGATCAAGACACACGCGCTGTTGGAACGTTTCTTTCCGGAGCGTCGGCTTTTTCTGCGATCGGACAGCGAAACCCGCTTCATCCGGCTGCGACCCGAAACCCAGGCCATTGTCTTCACAGGCTTCTCTCTTCTGGTCGGCTGGACCACCATCGCCACCGCCGTGCTGCTGATGGACTCGATCGGCGCCGGCAACTTCCGCGAGCAGGCCCGCCGCGAACAGATCACCTACCAGCAGCGCCTCAATGCCCTGTCCGGCGAACGCGACACCCGCGCCGCCGAGGCGCTGGCCGCCCAGGATCGCTTCAATGCCGCTCTCCGCCAGATCTCGGTCATGCAGACCGAGCTTCTGCAATCCGAGACCCGCCGCCGCGAGCTCGAGACCGGCATCGACGTGATCCAGGCCACGCTGCGCGACACCATGAAGGCCCGGCAGGACGTCAGCGACCGGCTTGCGTCCCTGCAGGACAGCATCGAGGGCGGCGTGCCGCTGGCCGCCGCCGGTCAGGACGACGGTCAGGTCGGCATTCTGTCCGATGCGCTGGCCCGCACCGCCGAGGAACGCGACAAGGTTGTCGCCGACGCGCAGCTTGCGCTGGTCCGTGCCGCCGAGATGGAGGCCGAGATCGAGCTGATGGAGGAAAAGAACGACCGCATCTTCCGCCAGCTGGAAGAGGCGATGACCGTTTCCGTGAAGCCGCTCGACCGCATGTTCGAGAAGGCCGGGATGGATCCCGACCGCATTCTCGGACAGGTGCGCAAGGGGTACTCGGGCCAGGGCGGTCCGCTGACCCCTCTGTCCTTCTCGACCCGGGGCGAGCAGCCCACCGAGGACATGATGCGCGCCAACCGGATCCTGAACCAGATGGACCGGCTGAACATGTACCGCATCGCGGCGCAGAAGGCGCCCTTCGCCTCGCCGCTCAAGGATGCCTTCCGCTTCACCTCGGGCTTTGGCTACCGCTGGGGCCGCCTGCATGCGGGCACCGACTTCGCCGCGCCGCACGGCACCGCGATCTATGCCACCGCCGACGGCGTGGTGACCCACGCGGGCTGGTCCTCGGGCTACGGGCGCCTCGTGAAGATCCAGCACGAATTCGGCATCGAGACGCGCTATGCGCACCAGTCCAAAATCCGCGTGAAGGTCGGCCAAAGGGTCTCGCGCGGGGATCGTATCGGTGATATGGGGAACACCGGACGGTCGACCGGGACCCACCTCCACTACGAGGTCCGAGTCGGCGGCAAACCCGTCAACCCCATGACCTATATCAAGGCTGCTAACGATGTTTTCTAA
- a CDS encoding bactofilin family protein, producing MFSKSKINEPGHNKPDEGKTAAMDAPKSPAGDYKPATPAAPKAKPPASVLSQDLHVTGNIKTTGDIQVEGTVEGDIRAHLLTIGESATIKGEVIADDVVVNGRIVGRVRGLKVRLTATARVEGDIIHKTIAIESGAHFEGSVQRQDDPLNGGRAKPGQQPQAAAPAAASSSSASQQG from the coding sequence ATGTTTTCTAAGAGCAAAATCAACGAGCCCGGACATAATAAGCCCGACGAAGGCAAAACTGCTGCCATGGATGCACCGAAGTCGCCTGCCGGAGACTACAAGCCCGCGACCCCCGCCGCGCCCAAGGCCAAGCCGCCCGCGTCGGTTCTGAGCCAGGATCTGCACGTCACCGGCAACATCAAGACCACCGGCGATATCCAGGTCGAGGGCACGGTCGAGGGCGATATCCGCGCCCACCTGCTGACCATCGGTGAAAGCGCCACGATCAAGGGTGAGGTCATCGCCGACGACGTCGTCGTGAACGGCCGCATCGTGGGCCGCGTGCGCGGCCTGAAGGTTCGCCTGACCGCCACTGCGCGCGTCGAGGGCGACATCATCCACAAGACCATTGCCATCGAATCCGGCGCCCACTTCGAGGGTTCGGTGCAGCGTCAGGACGACCCGCTGAACGGCGGCCGCGCCAAGCCCGGCCAGCAGCCGCAGGCAGCGGCTCCCGCAGCGGCTTCCTCGTCGTCTGCATCGCAGCAGGGCTGA
- a CDS encoding HNH endonuclease, with product MDPEFRTNFVREPGALKQHPALVLNADYRPLSYYPLSLWPWQDAVKAAFLDRVDIVAEYDEVVRSPSMSIRIPSVVVLKDFVKPQKRVAFTRFNLFLRDEFRCQYCGAKSELTFDHVVPRASGGITSWENVVAACAPCNLRKGSKSLRQAKMSLYKAPRPPSAGELLNMGRRFPPNHLHESWMDFLYWDAELEA from the coding sequence ATGGACCCAGAGTTCAGAACGAATTTCGTGCGCGAACCGGGGGCCTTGAAACAGCACCCGGCGCTGGTGCTGAATGCGGACTACAGGCCGCTGTCCTATTACCCGCTGTCGCTCTGGCCCTGGCAGGATGCGGTCAAGGCCGCCTTCCTCGACCGGGTGGACATCGTAGCCGAATACGACGAGGTCGTCCGAAGCCCGAGTATGAGCATCAGGATACCCTCGGTGGTGGTCCTGAAAGATTTCGTGAAACCCCAGAAGCGCGTGGCATTCACGCGCTTCAATCTTTTTCTGAGGGACGAATTCCGCTGCCAGTACTGCGGCGCCAAGTCGGAACTGACTTTCGATCACGTGGTCCCGCGTGCCTCGGGCGGGATCACCAGCTGGGAGAACGTCGTTGCCGCCTGCGCGCCCTGCAACCTGCGCAAGGGCTCGAAAAGCCTGCGGCAGGCGAAGATGTCGCTTTACAAGGCCCCGCGCCCGCCAAGCGCCGGGGAGCTTCTGAACATGGGCCGGCGCTTCCCGCCCAACCACCTGCACGAAAGCTGGATGGACTTCCTGTACTGGGATGCCGAGCTGGAGGCGTGA
- a CDS encoding P63C domain-containing protein, giving the protein MADDKKDLIEPITDGTFDDVVGAVTPRMKPSRVPEIVPINEREALADNEATHRGKLRIGPVEIPCAVLKDGRRVLSGTGIANALGGRSGAAKRLKTEAEKGGAHMPVFLASKSLFPYVTKELTEGPLRPVTYQSGDGEIEGYAAEALPEICNIWLQARQDGALNPQQADRAQAAEIVMRGLAELGVIALVDEATGYQDTRDHDALQAILDKYLRKEFAAWAKRFPDAFYREIFRLRGWSWNAMSVARPGVVGRYTNDIVYERLAPGILDELQKMNPAKEDGGRARKHHQFLTDDIGHPALAQHLHAVIGLMRASASWDQFMTMLNRAFPKKGTQLELLLNDD; this is encoded by the coding sequence ATGGCTGACGACAAGAAAGACCTGATTGAACCCATTACCGACGGGACGTTCGATGACGTGGTGGGCGCCGTAACTCCACGCATGAAGCCCTCTCGAGTTCCAGAGATTGTCCCTATCAATGAAAGGGAAGCACTTGCCGACAATGAGGCTACGCACCGGGGGAAGTTGCGGATCGGCCCTGTGGAGATCCCCTGCGCCGTTCTAAAAGACGGCAGGCGCGTTCTTTCTGGCACGGGCATCGCGAATGCCTTGGGCGGCAGAAGCGGAGCGGCGAAACGGCTCAAGACTGAGGCGGAGAAGGGCGGGGCCCATATGCCTGTATTCTTAGCGTCCAAGAGCCTTTTTCCCTATGTTACCAAGGAGTTGACGGAAGGGCCCTTAAGGCCCGTGACATATCAGTCAGGCGATGGGGAGATTGAAGGATACGCTGCAGAAGCCCTTCCAGAGATTTGCAATATTTGGCTTCAGGCTCGACAAGATGGTGCTTTGAACCCCCAGCAGGCGGATCGGGCGCAAGCCGCGGAAATTGTCATGCGCGGGCTCGCAGAGTTGGGCGTTATTGCCCTAGTCGACGAAGCAACAGGCTATCAGGATACCCGCGATCACGATGCTCTGCAGGCCATACTGGACAAGTACTTGCGCAAGGAGTTCGCGGCTTGGGCGAAGCGCTTCCCTGATGCATTCTACCGCGAAATCTTCCGACTTCGTGGCTGGAGTTGGAACGCAATGTCAGTTGCCCGTCCCGGTGTTGTCGGAAGATATACGAATGACATTGTATATGAGCGCTTAGCGCCCGGTATCCTAGACGAGTTACAGAAAATGAACCCTGCCAAGGAAGATGGCGGCAGGGCCCGGAAGCACCATCAGTTCCTGACTGACGACATTGGTCATCCCGCACTTGCGCAGCACTTGCACGCCGTGATTGGCTTGATGCGGGCGTCTGCGTCATGGGATCAGTTTATGACGATGCTCAATAGAGCCTTTCCCAAAAAAGGCACTCAACTTGAGCTTCTACTAAACGACGACTGA
- a CDS encoding IS1595 family transposase yields MSNPKPETLSTFEFFRKFPDEEAARKFFEGKRWGDEPVCGHCGSVSVTECKDHKPMPYRCKDCRKHFSVRTGTVLAESRLPLQKWLLAIFMLTSARKGIPSTQMARELGVTQKTAWFLAQRIRETWLKDRNDDMDGQLQVDETYVGGKAANKHASQKSGKRGMHGKVAVMGMRDEAGRVIAMPVSDTKSATVQTFVTDHAQTGATVVTDQFAGYLGLEGKGYRHIRINHSAGEYIRDMAHTNGIESFWSLLKRGYIGIYHYMSAKHLHRYVKEFSFRHNTAHVGTMDFIGMTIDRMADKRLTYKGLING; encoded by the coding sequence ATGTCGAACCCCAAGCCTGAAACACTCTCCACCTTCGAGTTTTTCCGCAAGTTCCCGGATGAAGAGGCGGCACGCAAGTTCTTCGAAGGCAAGCGCTGGGGTGATGAGCCGGTTTGCGGTCACTGCGGATCGGTCTCCGTGACCGAGTGCAAAGACCACAAACCAATGCCCTACCGCTGCAAGGACTGCCGGAAGCATTTCAGCGTCCGCACCGGCACTGTGCTGGCCGAGAGCCGTCTCCCCCTGCAAAAGTGGCTGCTGGCAATCTTCATGCTCACCAGCGCCCGCAAGGGCATCCCCAGCACCCAAATGGCGCGCGAATTGGGTGTCACTCAGAAAACCGCATGGTTCCTCGCGCAGCGCATCCGTGAGACTTGGCTAAAAGACCGCAACGACGACATGGACGGCCAGTTGCAGGTTGATGAGACCTATGTTGGCGGCAAGGCTGCGAACAAGCACGCCAGTCAGAAGAGCGGCAAGCGCGGGATGCATGGCAAGGTGGCCGTCATGGGCATGCGTGACGAAGCGGGCCGCGTGATTGCGATGCCGGTTTCCGACACGAAGTCCGCTACAGTCCAGACCTTCGTAACCGATCACGCCCAAACCGGCGCGACCGTGGTCACCGACCAGTTCGCCGGATATCTCGGGCTGGAAGGTAAAGGCTACCGTCACATCCGCATCAACCACTCGGCGGGCGAGTACATCCGCGACATGGCGCACACCAACGGCATCGAAAGCTTCTGGTCGCTGCTCAAGCGCGGCTACATTGGCATCTATCACTACATGAGCGCCAAGCACCTGCACCGCTACGTGAAAGAGTTCTCTTTCCGCCACAATACGGCGCATGTTGGCACCATGGACTTCATCGGAATGACCATCGACCGCATGGCGGACAAGCGGCTGACATACAAAGGGCTGATCAATGGCTGA
- a CDS encoding alpha/beta hydrolase, with translation MTRVLNTGRRAPASGELRSCVVFLHGYGANGADLLGLADPLSEHLPDTLFVAPDAPEACAGAPMGFQWFPIPWIDGSSEEEAMAGMGRAVDDLNAFLDALMVDEDLMPEQVALVGFSQGTMMSLHVGPRREDALAGIVGFSGRLLQPEVLADEVVTKPPVLLVHGDQDDVVPPDSLPQAAEALQQAGWKEVYAHIMKGTAHGIAPDGLGVALAFLRDKCGF, from the coding sequence ATGACACGGGTACTGAACACCGGCCGCCGCGCGCCAGCCTCTGGAGAGTTGCGCTCTTGCGTGGTCTTCCTGCACGGCTACGGCGCCAATGGCGCCGACCTTCTGGGGCTGGCCGATCCGCTGAGCGAACACCTGCCGGACACGCTCTTCGTGGCGCCCGACGCGCCCGAGGCCTGTGCCGGGGCCCCCATGGGCTTCCAGTGGTTTCCGATCCCTTGGATCGACGGCTCGTCCGAGGAAGAGGCGATGGCGGGCATGGGCCGGGCCGTTGACGACCTGAACGCCTTCCTCGATGCGCTGATGGTGGACGAGGACCTGATGCCAGAGCAGGTGGCGCTGGTCGGCTTTTCGCAGGGCACGATGATGAGCCTGCACGTCGGGCCGCGCCGCGAGGACGCGCTGGCGGGCATCGTCGGCTTTTCGGGGCGCCTGTTGCAGCCTGAAGTGCTGGCCGACGAGGTGGTGACCAAGCCGCCGGTGCTGCTGGTGCATGGCGATCAGGACGACGTTGTGCCGCCCGACTCGCTGCCGCAGGCCGCCGAGGCGCTGCAGCAGGCCGGCTGGAAAGAGGTCTACGCCCATATCATGAAGGGCACGGCCCATGGCATTGCACCCGACGGTTTGGGCGTCGCGCTGGCCTTCCTGCGCGACAAATGCGGGTTCTGA
- a CDS encoding DNA-3-methyladenine glycosylase family protein, translating to METGHAERIIRGDACVAEGAAWLAARDPRFAAALEMTGPLPLRLRDDGFAQLLSAITSQQVSVASARAIWARLEEAGQTTPEAILASGEEALRGLGLSRQKARYAVALAEAGIDYDALRDLPSTEVTRQLVAVKGIGIWTAEIYAMFSLGRADVFAPGDLALQEGARLLFDLTERPREKVLRQMAEAWSPWRSVAARVLWAYYHVMKQREGIA from the coding sequence ATGGAGACAGGTCACGCAGAGCGGATCATCCGGGGCGACGCCTGCGTTGCCGAGGGCGCGGCATGGCTGGCCGCCCGAGACCCGCGTTTTGCCGCCGCGCTGGAGATGACCGGGCCGCTGCCCCTGCGCCTGCGCGACGACGGCTTTGCCCAGTTGCTGAGCGCGATCACCAGCCAGCAGGTCTCTGTCGCATCGGCCCGCGCGATCTGGGCGCGGCTCGAAGAGGCGGGCCAGACCACGCCTGAGGCGATCCTTGCCAGCGGCGAAGAGGCGCTGCGGGGGCTTGGGCTCTCGCGGCAGAAGGCGCGCTACGCGGTGGCGCTTGCCGAGGCGGGGATCGACTACGACGCCCTGCGCGACCTGCCCTCGACAGAGGTGACCCGGCAGTTGGTCGCGGTGAAGGGGATCGGCATCTGGACGGCAGAGATCTACGCGATGTTCTCGCTGGGCCGGGCCGATGTCTTCGCGCCCGGGGATCTGGCCCTGCAGGAAGGCGCCCGGCTTTTGTTCGACCTGACCGAGCGGCCCCGGGAAAAGGTCCTGCGGCAGATGGCCGAGGCCTGGTCGCCCTGGCGATCGGTTGCCGCGCGGGTACTCTGGGCCTATTACCATGTCATGAAGCAGCGCGAGGGGATCGCATGA
- a CDS encoding MFS transporter, with amino-acid sequence MSDTTLPAPDDSRARRNVAVLVCAQAFLGAQMPMIFVIGGLAGQSLASNPCFATLPISMIVLGSMLAATPVSAIMQRFGRRAGFTLGALAGAVGGAIGAIGLYHASFPLFLLGSLITGIYMSAQGFYRFAASDTASDAFRPKAISYVMAGGLASAIIGPQLVKFTADAYVIPFLGTYGAIIAINLIGALLFLFLDIPRPPVPSEDAPKGRSRMELLKTPRIAVAVICGMVSYALMNLVMTSTPLAVVGCGFDKGDAADVVTAHVLAMFVPSFFTGHLIARFGVEKIMAAGLLILAGAGAVALSGVALEQFFVALILLGLGWNFGFIGATTMLAGAHEAHERGRMQGLNDLLVFGGVTMASLASGGLMNCSGGTAQQGWLAVNLAMAPFLVLAGGALIWLVLRPKDSAA; translated from the coding sequence ATGAGCGATACGACCCTTCCCGCCCCCGACGACTCCCGCGCGCGCCGCAACGTGGCCGTGCTGGTCTGCGCACAGGCCTTCCTTGGCGCGCAGATGCCGATGATCTTCGTGATCGGGGGCCTCGCGGGCCAGTCCCTTGCCTCGAACCCCTGCTTCGCCACGCTGCCGATCTCGATGATCGTGCTGGGCTCGATGCTGGCGGCGACACCGGTTTCGGCGATCATGCAGCGCTTCGGGCGGCGGGCCGGGTTCACGCTGGGCGCATTGGCGGGCGCCGTCGGCGGCGCGATCGGCGCGATCGGGCTCTATCACGCCTCTTTCCCGCTGTTCCTCTTGGGGTCGCTGATCACCGGGATCTACATGTCGGCGCAGGGCTTCTACCGCTTCGCCGCCAGCGACACGGCCAGCGACGCCTTCCGGCCCAAGGCGATCTCTTACGTCATGGCGGGCGGGCTGGCCTCGGCCATCATCGGCCCGCAGCTGGTGAAGTTCACGGCGGATGCCTACGTCATCCCCTTCCTCGGCACCTATGGCGCGATCATCGCCATCAACCTGATCGGCGCGCTGCTGTTCCTCTTCCTCGACATCCCGCGCCCGCCGGTGCCGTCTGAGGACGCGCCCAAGGGCCGCTCGCGGATGGAGTTGCTCAAGACACCCCGGATCGCCGTCGCGGTGATCTGCGGCATGGTCTCTTACGCGCTGATGAACCTCGTGATGACCTCGACACCGCTGGCGGTGGTCGGCTGCGGCTTCGACAAGGGCGACGCGGCGGATGTCGTCACCGCCCACGTCCTCGCGATGTTCGTGCCCTCGTTCTTCACCGGCCACCTGATCGCCCGATTCGGGGTGGAAAAGATCATGGCGGCGGGCCTCTTGATCCTCGCGGGCGCAGGCGCCGTCGCGCTCTCGGGCGTCGCGCTGGAGCAGTTCTTCGTCGCGCTGATCCTTCTGGGGCTTGGCTGGAACTTCGGCTTCATCGGGGCCACGACGATGCTGGCCGGCGCCCATGAGGCGCATGAGCGTGGCCGCATGCAGGGCCTCAACGACCTGCTGGTCTTCGGCGGCGTGACCATGGCCTCGCTCGCTTCGGGTGGGCTGATGAACTGCTCGGGCGGGACCGCGCAGCAGGGTTGGCTTGCGGTCAACCTCGCCATGGCGCCCTTCCTCGTGCTGGCAGGCGGCGCGCTGATCTGGCTGGTGCTACGCCCCAAGGACTCGGCGGCCTGA
- a CDS encoding squalene/phytoene synthase family protein, whose product MIAPGTDLHACAELVQRADPERFHAAMAAPVAARAVLFPIYAFNVEVARAPWVTAEPMIAEMRLQWWRDALEEIRAGGAVRRHEVVTPLAQVLDAEGAALLDGVVEARRLDIEKAPFANRGALMAYLAATGGGLMQAAARALGDRDGRAALGLGTASALAAYLRAVPELEARGKLPLPDGRPEAVADLARLGLERLAEARSLRATVVAAARPALLAAAMAAPVLRRAVEDPRRVAEGTLMPSPAAERARWLWVGMTGRW is encoded by the coding sequence ATCATCGCGCCCGGCACCGACCTTCATGCCTGTGCCGAACTGGTGCAGCGCGCCGACCCGGAGCGCTTTCACGCGGCCATGGCGGCGCCGGTTGCGGCCCGCGCGGTGCTGTTTCCGATCTATGCATTCAACGTCGAGGTGGCGCGCGCGCCCTGGGTCACCGCAGAGCCGATGATCGCCGAGATGCGGCTGCAATGGTGGCGCGACGCGCTGGAAGAGATCCGGGCGGGCGGGGCGGTGCGGCGCCACGAGGTGGTGACACCGCTCGCGCAGGTGCTGGACGCCGAAGGTGCCGCGCTGCTGGACGGGGTGGTCGAGGCGCGCAGGCTGGACATCGAAAAGGCGCCCTTTGCCAACCGGGGCGCGCTGATGGCTTATCTCGCCGCCACCGGGGGCGGTCTGATGCAGGCGGCGGCGCGTGCGCTCGGGGATCGCGACGGGCGGGCGGCGCTGGGGCTGGGGACGGCTTCGGCCCTTGCGGCCTACCTACGCGCGGTGCCGGAGCTGGAAGCGCGCGGCAAGCTGCCGCTGCCGGACGGGCGTCCCGAGGCGGTGGCGGATCTGGCGCGGCTGGGGCTGGAGCGGCTGGCCGAAGCGCGTAGTCTGCGCGCGACGGTGGTTGCGGCAGCCCGGCCCGCGCTGCTGGCGGCGGCGATGGCCGCGCCGGTGTTGCGCCGCGCGGTCGAGGATCCCCGAAGGGTCGCAGAGGGCACCCTGATGCCGTCACCGGCGGCGGAACGGGCGCGCTGGCTGTGGGTCGGGATGACGGGACGCTGGTAG
- the cimA gene encoding citramalate synthase, with the protein MTRERLYLYDTTLRDGQQTQGVQFSTAEKLRIAEALDRLGVDHIEGGWPGANPTDSAFFEEVGQTRATLTAFGMTKRAGRSAENDDVLAAVMNAGTSSVCLVGKTHDFHVTTALGITLEENVENIRASVAHLVAQGREALLDAEHFFDGYKAKPDYALECLKAAQDAGARWIVLCDTNGGTLPHEIGQIVRDVIAAGIPGDSLGIHTHNDTENAVAGSLAAVDAGARQVQGTLNGLGERCGNANLTSLIPTLLLKEPYASAYETGVSMEALEGLTRTSRMLDDILNRVPMRQMAYVGSSAFAHKAGLHASAILKDPTTYEHIDPGVVGNRRVVPMSNQAGQSNLRRRLAEAGLEVEPGNPALARILDLIKTREAEGYSYDTAQASFELLARSELGMLPDFFEVKRYRVTVERRKNKYDRMVSLSEAVVVLKVDGEKKLSVSESMDEEGCDRGPVNALSKALAKDLGRYQELIDDMRLVDFKVRITQGGTEAVTRVIIDSEDGEGRRWATVGVSANIVDASFEALLDAVRWKLVRAGA; encoded by the coding sequence ATGACCCGCGAACGCCTCTACCTTTACGATACCACGCTGCGCGATGGGCAGCAGACGCAGGGCGTGCAGTTCTCCACCGCCGAGAAGCTCCGGATCGCCGAGGCGCTCGACCGCTTGGGCGTCGATCATATCGAGGGCGGCTGGCCCGGGGCGAACCCCACGGACAGCGCCTTCTTCGAGGAGGTCGGGCAGACCCGCGCCACGCTGACCGCCTTCGGGATGACCAAGCGGGCGGGCCGCTCCGCCGAGAACGACGACGTCCTCGCGGCGGTGATGAACGCGGGCACCTCCTCGGTCTGCCTCGTCGGCAAGACGCATGACTTCCACGTCACCACGGCGCTTGGCATCACGCTGGAGGAGAACGTCGAGAACATCCGCGCCTCCGTCGCGCATCTGGTGGCGCAGGGGCGCGAGGCGCTGCTGGACGCGGAACATTTCTTCGACGGCTACAAGGCGAAGCCGGACTACGCGCTGGAGTGCCTGAAGGCCGCGCAGGACGCCGGCGCCCGCTGGATCGTGCTTTGCGACACCAATGGCGGGACATTGCCGCATGAAATCGGGCAGATCGTGCGCGACGTCATCGCGGCGGGCATTCCCGGCGACAGCCTTGGCATCCACACCCACAACGACACCGAGAACGCCGTGGCGGGCAGCCTCGCCGCCGTGGACGCGGGCGCGCGGCAGGTGCAGGGCACGCTGAACGGGCTGGGCGAGCGCTGCGGCAATGCCAACCTCACCTCGCTGATCCCGACGCTGCTGTTGAAGGAGCCCTATGCCTCGGCCTATGAGACCGGCGTCAGCATGGAGGCGCTGGAGGGGCTGACCCGCACCAGCCGGATGCTGGACGACATCCTCAACCGGGTGCCGATGCGGCAGATGGCCTATGTCGGCTCTTCGGCCTTTGCGCACAAGGCGGGGCTGCACGCCAGCGCCATCCTCAAGGACCCCACCACCTACGAACACATCGACCCGGGCGTGGTCGGAAACCGCCGCGTCGTGCCCATGTCGAACCAGGCGGGGCAGTCGAACCTGCGCCGCCGCCTCGCCGAGGCGGGGCTGGAGGTCGAACCGGGCAACCCGGCGCTGGCGCGCATCCTCGACCTGATCAAGACGCGTGAGGCGGAAGGCTATTCCTACGACACCGCGCAGGCCTCCTTCGAACTGCTGGCGCGGTCGGAACTGGGGATGCTGCCCGACTTCTTCGAGGTCAAACGCTACCGTGTCACGGTCGAGCGCCGGAAGAACAAGTACGACCGCATGGTCTCGCTCTCCGAGGCGGTCGTGGTGCTGAAGGTCGACGGCGAGAAGAAGCTGTCGGTCTCCGAGTCGATGGACGAGGAAGGCTGCGACCGGGGTCCCGTGAACGCGCTGTCCAAGGCGCTGGCCAAGGATCTGGGCCGCTATCAGGAGCTGATCGACGACATGCGGCTGGTGGACTTCAAGGTCCGCATCACGCAGGGCGGGACAGAGGCCGTGACGCGCGTCATCATCGACAGCGAGGACGGAGAGGGCCGCCGCTGGGCCACCGTGGGCGTCAGCGCGAACATCGTCGACGCCTCCTTCGAGGCGCTGCTGGACGCGGTCCGCTGGAAGCTGGTCCGCGCGGGGGCGTGA